From a region of the Paenibacillus segetis genome:
- a CDS encoding sensor histidine kinase, which produces MAVLNFRTSAKVESLVGRELITNNIIAIFELVKNSYDAGATKVEIKLVNFLPYQEKGIITNERSYIEVIDNGKGMTFEEINQNWMELGTSYKEKNREVRMRQHELDKVAKRMVNGEKGIGRFGVDKIGAYLIMESVDQKLTDKTIVYFDWGKFDDRSKLIEEVPCEYEQMNVDTNDTSGLKLKIKNLRDCWYGSDIKKLVRSLKKFLSPMPFEQDEFRVYLTQVYDIDGENIENTEEIINDSFDYLNTSITAEIDINGYMTYSIYDNGNIAKKESFFLYPRGSSFGSVSAEIFYLDPNDKRVFSTKMGMRTSDYGNIKIFRDNFRVMPYGEANNDWLEIDKVHAQGIFRSFGTRDLIGHVIISHNPVHKNYVLKEATDRVGLIEDVVEFEDLKSFIWTLINILKDYIFNRIKNEAKETTELLKNETKGLRNEASNIFSSYKEFVKLEDIPETYKARFQELEQETKEFVKKVDVLEKATDVIDKKIKTFSQMTSKEGILYEMLHTIKNKLTVIDSQIRGFELDLEELGLDLSTRELQTAFEDIYKLVEGSLDKVNASKLKKTVTPVNNILRSVINSHTSILREEDITCILNIDNSENININCVEDSLKVVFENLFSNSIKALNERLNKTIEITTQVVEDFIEVYFSDSGIGIPQDKIRFIFSLWSSNTNGTGIGLATSKDIIEDHDGEMLYTEIENGDFSTTFLIRIPIYN; this is translated from the coding sequence ATGGCGGTATTAAATTTTAGAACCAGTGCAAAAGTAGAGAGTTTAGTTGGTAGAGAGTTAATTACAAATAATATTATTGCAATTTTTGAATTAGTAAAGAATTCTTATGATGCAGGTGCCACTAAGGTTGAAATTAAATTGGTGAATTTTCTTCCGTATCAAGAAAAGGGGATTATTACTAATGAAAGGTCTTATATTGAAGTAATAGATAATGGGAAAGGAATGACGTTTGAAGAAATTAACCAAAACTGGATGGAACTTGGGACATCCTACAAAGAAAAAAACAGAGAAGTAAGAATGCGACAACATGAGCTTGATAAAGTTGCAAAACGGATGGTAAATGGTGAAAAGGGAATTGGTAGATTTGGAGTAGATAAAATAGGCGCGTATTTAATAATGGAATCTGTGGATCAAAAATTAACTGATAAAACAATAGTTTACTTTGATTGGGGAAAATTTGATGATAGATCAAAACTTATAGAAGAAGTTCCTTGCGAGTATGAACAAATGAACGTTGATACAAATGATACATCTGGTTTGAAATTAAAAATTAAAAATTTAAGAGATTGTTGGTATGGAAGTGATATAAAAAAACTAGTAAGAAGTTTGAAAAAGTTTTTATCACCAATGCCATTTGAACAAGATGAATTCAGAGTTTATTTAACTCAAGTATACGATATAGATGGAGAAAATATTGAGAATACTGAAGAAATTATTAATGACTCGTTTGATTATTTAAATACTAGTATCACTGCTGAAATAGACATTAATGGTTACATGACTTATAGCATTTATGATAATGGAAATATAGCTAAGAAAGAGAGCTTTTTTCTGTATCCAAGAGGAAGTTCTTTTGGTTCAGTTAGTGCGGAAATTTTTTACTTAGACCCAAATGATAAAAGAGTATTTTCAACTAAGATGGGAATGAGAACAAGTGATTATGGAAATATTAAAATATTTCGAGATAATTTTCGGGTTATGCCATACGGAGAAGCTAATAATGACTGGTTAGAAATTGATAAGGTTCATGCCCAGGGGATATTTCGATCATTTGGTACCAGAGATTTAATAGGACATGTGATTATTTCTCATAATCCTGTACATAAAAATTATGTTTTAAAAGAAGCAACAGATAGAGTAGGTTTGATTGAAGATGTAGTGGAGTTTGAAGATTTGAAAAGTTTTATTTGGACATTAATTAATATCTTAAAGGATTATATTTTTAATCGTATAAAAAATGAAGCTAAAGAGACTACAGAATTATTAAAAAACGAAACAAAAGGCCTGAGAAATGAAGCAAGTAATATATTTAGTTCTTATAAAGAATTTGTAAAACTTGAGGATATACCAGAAACTTATAAAGCGAGATTTCAGGAACTAGAACAAGAAACTAAGGAATTTGTTAAAAAGGTTGATGTACTAGAGAAAGCTACTGATGTTATTGATAAAAAGATAAAAACATTTTCACAAATGACTAGTAAAGAAGGAATTCTTTACGAAATGTTACATACTATTAAAAATAAATTAACTGTAATTGACTCGCAAATAAGGGGCTTTGAATTAGATCTTGAAGAACTTGGTTTGGATTTAAGTACTCGCGAGTTACAAACAGCCTTTGAAGATATATACAAATTAGTTGAGGGATCTCTGGACAAGGTGAACGCCAGCAAATTAAAAAAGACAGTTACACCAGTTAATAATATTTTAAGAAGTGTTATAAATAGTCATACTTCTATTCTAAGAGAAGAGGACATCACCTGTATATTGAACATAGATAATAGTGAAAATATTAATATTAATTGTGTGGAAGACTCCCTTAAAGTCGTATTTGAAAATCTATTTAGTAACTCAATTAAGGCATTAAATGAGAGACTAAATAAAACAATTGAAATAACCACACAAGTTGTTGAGGACTTTATAGAAGTATATTTTTCTGATAGTGGAATTGGTATTCCTCAAGATAAAATAAGATTTATTTTTTCTTTGTGGAGTTCTAATACAAATGGAACAGGAATAGGTCTAGCTACATCAAAAGATATAATTGAGGATCATGATGGGGAAATGTTATACACTGAGATAGAAAATGGAGATTTTAGTACTACATTTTTAATAAGGATTCCTATTTATAATTGA
- a CDS encoding S-layer homology domain-containing protein, with amino-acid sequence MDNKAFTTIFWNLLMIGEMNILRKYKIVFVCFLLSTFLFTSIDYAKAEGGSSPTTDSSTVQLKIPTDIIGSQAEEYIKRALTAGYVKAYDDKTFKPDAKVTREEFLAMMVDALDIPTEQPNGTETSFTPILNAAVKGNLYQDDYRLKWSDPITLSDAALTLERATHQASYARIVKSSTTQSTSTTSLKNSYPEYAEDLQILQSFKDLNVKLDDYDNPKVLIQAITEWYSRKQDEFMDENSKQGKNYCIPTMGEANCVNPTDQKIYPVMERYKSFLQRLAKFSTDLSKTYDGFEPKQRVYESVRRGLIQGSGQGKLALDSSITRAQAVVYIERALSYNKGNDLPVDKYALELAEVYWHQTNIFTKWSNYLGIENSSKFDTSKLPYESKYYKGAITGLYIIDLDDPKDPFWDKLQYPLKDLYRDTWAGNRAFPLTKSKDAYLIVYTQTKNQFKSKVDLQLIISGVGEGHLNDGGMTKERQEQMSRVAKGSFEVQQNVVRKINNLKPGMPYKDYEGMPAEYTNIKIVPKKNIKVEDSVTIYLTTGVVGDTNTNQRVMNIRPDHIKNLPPESVLSNPRGFYLLDQLN; translated from the coding sequence ATGGACAATAAGGCCTTCACTACAATATTTTGGAATTTACTTATGATTGGAGAGATGAACATATTGCGGAAGTACAAGATTGTTTTTGTATGCTTTTTATTGTCGACTTTCCTATTTACGTCGATAGATTATGCCAAGGCTGAGGGAGGCTCTAGTCCTACAACGGATTCCTCTACAGTTCAATTGAAAATACCGACCGATATCATAGGGTCTCAGGCAGAAGAATACATAAAGAGAGCACTAACCGCTGGCTATGTAAAGGCGTATGATGATAAAACTTTTAAACCTGATGCCAAAGTTACCCGAGAAGAATTTCTGGCTATGATGGTTGATGCGCTAGATATCCCTACTGAACAACCCAATGGTACGGAGACTTCGTTCACACCTATTCTGAATGCAGCAGTTAAGGGCAACTTATATCAAGACGACTATCGCCTTAAATGGTCAGACCCGATAACGCTGAGTGATGCGGCACTTACTCTGGAGAGAGCTACACATCAGGCTAGCTACGCTCGGATCGTGAAATCCAGTACTACACAAAGCACAAGTACCACTTCACTCAAAAATTCATACCCTGAATACGCTGAAGATCTACAAATTTTACAATCCTTCAAGGATTTGAACGTGAAGTTAGATGACTACGATAATCCTAAAGTCCTTATTCAAGCTATAACTGAATGGTATTCCCGTAAGCAAGATGAGTTTATGGACGAGAATAGCAAACAAGGCAAGAATTATTGTATCCCTACAATGGGTGAGGCTAATTGCGTAAATCCAACCGATCAGAAAATTTATCCTGTTATGGAGCGGTATAAGAGCTTTTTGCAAAGATTAGCGAAGTTTAGTACAGATTTATCAAAAACGTATGACGGTTTTGAACCTAAACAAAGGGTCTATGAGTCAGTGCGACGCGGATTAATTCAAGGATCGGGTCAAGGGAAATTGGCTTTAGATTCCTCAATCACCCGTGCTCAGGCCGTAGTATATATTGAGAGAGCTCTATCTTATAACAAAGGCAATGATCTACCTGTCGATAAATACGCACTGGAATTAGCAGAGGTATATTGGCATCAGACCAATATCTTTACGAAGTGGTCTAATTATCTTGGCATAGAGAATAGTTCAAAGTTCGACACGTCCAAGTTACCCTATGAATCGAAGTACTATAAAGGAGCCATTACGGGACTATATATCATCGATTTAGATGATCCAAAGGACCCTTTTTGGGACAAGCTCCAATACCCTCTTAAGGATTTATATAGAGATACATGGGCCGGAAATCGTGCATTCCCTTTAACGAAGTCAAAAGATGCTTATTTGATCGTATATACACAAACGAAAAATCAATTTAAATCAAAAGTAGATTTACAATTAATCATATCTGGTGTGGGTGAAGGTCATTTGAATGATGGAGGCATGACAAAGGAACGACAAGAACAGATGAGTCGTGTTGCCAAGGGCTCTTTTGAAGTACAGCAAAATGTTGTACGTAAGATTAATAATCTGAAGCCTGGTATGCCTTATAAGGACTATGAAGGAATGCCTGCCGAGTATACGAATATTAAAATCGTCCCTAAGAAAAATATTAAAGTTGAAGATTCTGTTACTATATACCTAACTACTGGTGTAGTAGGAGATACGAACACAAATCAACGTGTGATGAATATACGCCCAGATCACATCAAAAATCTGCCGCCAGAATCTGTCTTATCCAACCCTCGAGGTTTCTACCTGCTAGATCAACTGAATTAA
- a CDS encoding Sir2 family NAD-dependent protein deacetylase produces the protein MEEKMDLLDYLKAKIQNSNYPVVITGPRITFPSDTLPFKANYFGHSLNDILSLDFLQSNYEIFIKTCILIGEWNKKKPNYIHESIKELDIPIITENIDMLHTIAGSKKVIQLLGNIQDFVCTKCNFSIPFFQSKKYINIHKPFYCPECHSPIKLNIVLKGEAIRNFHHALNEIYKADTLLILGSDLDRWPINKLNQLANKQGSKIIIINEFKV, from the coding sequence ATGGAGGAAAAAATGGACCTACTGGATTATTTGAAAGCAAAAATTCAAAACTCAAATTACCCTGTTGTCATTACAGGACCCAGAATTACATTTCCCTCAGATACTCTCCCTTTTAAAGCTAATTACTTTGGTCACTCTTTAAACGATATACTTAGTCTTGATTTTTTACAATCTAACTATGAGATATTCATAAAAACTTGCATTCTAATCGGAGAATGGAATAAAAAAAAGCCCAACTATATCCACGAATCCATAAAAGAACTGGATATTCCAATAATTACAGAAAATATAGATATGCTGCATACAATCGCAGGAAGTAAAAAAGTAATTCAATTATTGGGTAATATTCAAGATTTTGTTTGCACTAAATGTAATTTTAGTATCCCCTTTTTTCAAAGTAAAAAGTATATTAATATTCATAAACCTTTTTATTGCCCAGAATGTCACTCTCCCATCAAATTAAATATTGTTTTAAAAGGAGAAGCAATTAGAAACTTTCATCATGCATTAAATGAAATTTATAAAGCTGACACTTTACTAATTTTAGGAAGTGATTTAGATCGTTGGCCAATAAATAAACTTAACCAATTAGCAAATAAACAAGGAAGTAAAATAATTATAATAAATGAATTCAAAGTTTAA
- a CDS encoding MarR family transcriptional regulator yields MNKEEQLLIGVRDLYNKMVWLNKDKMEDSLKGYTSTEVHCIEYIEKNADSNVTRLAEYFYMTRGAISKLTKKLLQKGLIESYQKSDNKKEVYYRLTEQGKVIYKIHEDLHQEFQERDKAVFEQVTEEQFDSMLSFVEQYSRHLDAEIKKQGKDMKSE; encoded by the coding sequence ATGAACAAAGAAGAACAGCTCCTCATAGGTGTCAGGGACTTATATAACAAGATGGTTTGGCTTAATAAGGATAAGATGGAAGACAGTCTTAAGGGTTATACATCTACCGAAGTCCATTGCATCGAATACATTGAAAAAAATGCAGATTCCAACGTGACTAGGCTTGCGGAGTATTTCTATATGACCCGCGGTGCCATAAGTAAATTAACGAAGAAGCTCCTACAAAAAGGCCTAATCGAAAGCTACCAGAAGTCGGATAATAAGAAAGAAGTCTATTACAGGCTTACCGAGCAGGGGAAAGTCATTTATAAAATCCATGAGGACCTGCACCAAGAGTTTCAAGAGCGGGATAAAGCCGTATTTGAGCAGGTAACCGAGGAACAATTCGACAGTATGCTTAGCTTCGTGGAACAGTATAGTAGGCATTTGGATGCAGAAATAAAGAAACAAGGTAAAGATATGAAGTCGGAATAA
- a CDS encoding asparaginase, with protein sequence MNGLQSKLVKATLATGLSFSLLFSATTMFPVSSTYAAEVTPSTEATVKLPKIQVIATGGTIAGKSVDETSFQNYRAGTLLMADMVKALPNLDRIADVTSFQFGNAGSGSYTMQQLYDLSLKVDKVLETQDGVVVTTGTDTMEEIAYFLDLTVRSSKPVVVTGSMRPWTVVGSDAQANLFNAIKLAASGKTKYYGTVLMLNDEIHAAREVTKTNAYRTDTFETPKLGMLGYIDENNIRIYRANSRALLTADKWATPFDLTKIKSSNMPKVEIAYAYQDAGAGAITGFVQDGAKGIVTAGTGAGGVSKAMSEARTKAIKENGVIFVSTTRTGSGSNYTSGDGMIAGDNLNAAHARILLELALSFSSDFNTIKGWFETYGSGQVAIADK encoded by the coding sequence ATGAATGGATTACAATCTAAGCTCGTCAAAGCGACTCTTGCGACAGGACTCTCTTTCTCCCTACTCTTCTCAGCTACAACCATGTTTCCCGTTTCTAGCACTTACGCTGCCGAGGTCACCCCATCTACTGAAGCAACGGTTAAGCTTCCGAAGATCCAGGTCATAGCAACCGGTGGTACGATTGCTGGTAAATCAGTTGATGAGACCAGCTTCCAGAACTATAGAGCCGGAACCTTATTAATGGCAGATATGGTTAAGGCACTGCCCAACCTCGACAGAATCGCCGATGTAACCAGCTTTCAGTTTGGTAACGCAGGCTCAGGCTCCTATACGATGCAACAATTATATGATCTCTCCTTAAAAGTAGATAAAGTACTGGAAACCCAAGATGGCGTCGTTGTCACTACGGGTACAGATACAATGGAAGAAATCGCTTATTTCCTTGATCTTACGGTACGTAGCTCCAAGCCCGTCGTTGTAACAGGCTCTATGCGTCCGTGGACTGTGGTCGGAAGCGATGCTCAGGCCAATCTATTTAACGCTATTAAACTAGCAGCTAGCGGCAAGACGAAATATTACGGTACTGTGCTCATGCTAAATGACGAGATTCACGCAGCTAGAGAGGTTACCAAGACGAATGCCTATCGTACAGATACTTTCGAAACTCCCAAACTAGGCATGCTTGGATATATCGATGAGAATAATATAAGAATATATCGCGCAAATTCCAGAGCGCTACTGACCGCTGATAAATGGGCAACCCCATTCGATCTGACAAAGATTAAGAGCAGCAACATGCCTAAGGTAGAAATAGCTTATGCCTACCAAGATGCGGGTGCTGGAGCAATCACAGGCTTTGTCCAAGACGGAGCAAAAGGTATTGTTACTGCAGGCACCGGAGCTGGTGGCGTGTCCAAAGCCATGAGCGAAGCTCGCACGAAGGCGATTAAGGAAAACGGAGTCATCTTCGTCTCCACAACGCGTACGGGCTCTGGTTCCAACTACACCTCAGGTGACGGTATGATTGCTGGTGACAACCTGAACGCAGCTCATGCCCGGATTCTACTAGAACTAGCTCTCTCCTTCAGCAGTGATTTCAACACGATTAAGGGTTGGTTCGAGACGTACGGCTCAGGCCAAGTAGCTATAGCTGACAAATAA
- a CDS encoding DNA cytosine methyltransferase: protein MMIKNKYKVLDLFSGAGGMSEGFLQAGFSIPNACDFSVEASITYKNRHEELGHESNFFCGDIRLLTEHKKLEEFLGGEEISVIVGGPPCQGFSLTGKRDKNDVRNVLFFEFLKIVKLVKPKYFIMENVIGILSYRFKKFVGLTGVKYTKKLVTEIIINEAKLFGYHVEFMQLNAKDYGVPQNRPRVIFLGHQARWEDTRKIDLVVAPKFPIGKMDKVTVADAISDLRDLKNGGTNEEYCKRYKLSDYQKKMRNGLTPNSKGITLRSEKIFNHQAAKHRKKTIERFTLLKHGESIGELLGRLSDEERVKYQTKKYRCTKLDGNCISPTVLTLPDDIIHYEKGNSRILTVRELARLQSFDDSFKFLGKRTTGGDRRKFETPQYTQVGNAVPPLFAKAIADEILIALHKSEVKERELVFS from the coding sequence ATGATGATTAAAAATAAATATAAAGTCTTAGATTTATTTTCAGGGGCAGGTGGTATGTCTGAAGGATTTCTCCAAGCTGGCTTTAGTATTCCGAATGCATGTGATTTTAGTGTAGAAGCTTCAATTACATACAAGAATAGACACGAGGAACTTGGACATGAAAGTAATTTCTTTTGTGGGGATATAAGATTACTAACAGAACATAAAAAATTAGAAGAATTTTTAGGTGGCGAAGAAATAAGTGTTATCGTAGGTGGCCCTCCTTGTCAGGGGTTTAGTTTAACAGGAAAGAGAGATAAGAACGATGTGAGAAATGTTCTTTTTTTTGAATTTCTAAAGATTGTAAAATTAGTAAAACCTAAATATTTTATTATGGAGAATGTGATAGGTATATTATCATATAGATTTAAAAAATTTGTAGGCCTAACAGGAGTAAAATATACTAAAAAACTGGTGACAGAAATAATTATTAATGAAGCAAAATTATTTGGTTATCATGTTGAATTTATGCAGTTAAATGCAAAGGATTATGGAGTGCCACAAAATAGACCTAGAGTAATTTTTTTAGGACATCAAGCTAGGTGGGAAGACACAAGGAAAATTGATCTTGTAGTAGCACCTAAATTTCCAATTGGTAAAATGGATAAAGTTACAGTTGCAGATGCAATTTCTGATTTGAGGGATCTAAAAAATGGTGGAACAAATGAGGAATATTGTAAAAGATATAAACTAAGTGATTATCAAAAAAAAATGCGCAATGGACTTACTCCGAATTCTAAAGGTATAACTCTTAGATCAGAGAAAATCTTTAATCATCAAGCAGCAAAACATAGAAAAAAAACTATTGAAAGATTTACTTTATTAAAGCATGGCGAAAGTATTGGAGAATTATTAGGCAGATTAAGTGATGAAGAGCGAGTGAAATATCAAACTAAAAAATATAGATGCACTAAATTAGACGGAAACTGTATTTCTCCGACAGTTCTTACGTTACCTGATGACATAATTCATTATGAAAAGGGTAATTCAAGAATTCTTACAGTTAGAGAACTTGCAAGACTTCAATCTTTTGATGATAGTTTTAAATTTCTCGGTAAAAGAACAACTGGAGGAGATAGAAGAAAGTTTGAAACACCACAATACACACAAGTAGGAAATGCCGTACCTCCACTATTTGCTAAAGCTATTGCTGATGAGATATTGATCGCACTTCATAAAAGTGAAGTGAAAGAACGCGAGTTGGTTTTTTCTTAA
- a CDS encoding MFS transporter, with protein MSIFRSHNEQNTEQTVDKHALIFGLISVFLCGIGFSIITPVVPFLVQPYTSNPGEQAIVVTMLTSAYAACVFFAAPVLGALSDKYGRRPLLLVCLLGSAIGYFVFGIGGALWVLFVGRIIEGITGGSISTIFAYFADIIPPQQRTKYFGWLSAVVGVGTVIGPTLGGLLAKFGYAVPMYFGAIITLLNVVYGYFLMPESLDKKNRLKEITILRLNPFTQLASLLSMKNLKWLLISAFLLWIPNGSLQAVFSQFTMDTFSWKPTIIGLMFSIMGFLDIISQGFIMPKLLLKLSDQQIAILGMASEIIGYSLIALSALFTFYPFLIVGMVIFAFGDSIFGPSFNGMLSKSVDSSEQGRIQGGSQSIQALARMIGPIIGGQIYVSLGHSAPAFMGMILVAAAIPVLYKRTHVSM; from the coding sequence ATGTCCATATTTAGATCACATAATGAACAGAACACAGAACAAACCGTAGATAAACACGCTTTAATATTTGGTCTTATCTCTGTGTTTCTGTGCGGAATAGGTTTCAGTATCATCACACCTGTCGTCCCCTTCTTAGTGCAACCTTATACCAGCAATCCAGGAGAACAAGCTATCGTTGTTACGATGCTGACCTCTGCTTATGCAGCCTGCGTGTTTTTTGCAGCCCCCGTGCTTGGAGCTTTGAGCGACAAATATGGTCGTCGTCCATTGCTCTTAGTATGCCTGTTAGGTTCCGCCATCGGGTACTTCGTTTTTGGCATAGGAGGAGCTCTATGGGTACTATTCGTTGGGCGAATCATAGAGGGGATAACAGGCGGGAGCATAAGCACGATCTTCGCATACTTTGCAGACATCATTCCTCCGCAACAGAGAACCAAATACTTTGGATGGTTGAGTGCGGTTGTAGGGGTAGGTACCGTCATTGGCCCAACTTTAGGCGGATTACTTGCCAAGTTTGGTTATGCTGTACCCATGTATTTTGGGGCTATCATCACTTTATTGAATGTTGTTTATGGATACTTTTTAATGCCCGAGAGCCTGGATAAGAAGAATAGACTGAAAGAGATTACCATACTAAGACTGAATCCATTTACGCAGCTTGCAAGCCTGCTATCCATGAAAAACTTGAAATGGCTGCTTATCTCAGCGTTCTTACTTTGGATACCTAATGGATCTTTACAGGCCGTTTTTTCGCAATTTACCATGGATACTTTCAGTTGGAAGCCTACAATAATCGGTCTTATGTTCTCAATTATGGGTTTCCTAGACATCATTTCACAAGGTTTCATCATGCCAAAGCTTTTGCTCAAACTTAGCGATCAACAGATCGCCATTCTTGGAATGGCTTCGGAGATCATAGGCTACAGTCTTATTGCGCTATCTGCTTTGTTCACATTCTATCCTTTTCTTATCGTTGGCATGGTTATATTTGCTTTTGGTGATTCGATCTTTGGGCCCTCCTTCAACGGAATGCTCTCTAAGTCTGTCGATTCTAGTGAACAAGGGAGGATTCAAGGAGGTAGCCAATCGATTCAGGCTTTAGCAAGAATGATTGGGCCGATCATTGGAGGTCAAATCTATGTATCACTGGGCCATTCCGCACCCGCTTTTATGGGTATGATCCTAGTAGCAGCGGCAATACCCGTTTTATATAAGAGAACACATGTAAGTATGTGA